From a region of the Roseivirga sp. 4D4 genome:
- a CDS encoding GH1 family beta-glucosidase yields the protein MKNFPENFTWGSATSSYQIEGAHDKDGKGPSIWDAFCTIPNRIKNMDNGNIGIDHYHRFKEDVALMKSQGFKAYRFSIAWARVMPEGKRAVNEKGIQFYSDLIDELLANGIQPWVTLYHWDLPLALQTEEDGWLNPVVTDYFKDYADLCFERFGDRVKNWITFNEPWVISVLGYGHGSFAPGRKSNSEPYLAAHHILLSHSKAVDLYRSKYASQNGSIGITNNCDWREPLTDKPEDKEAAERALQFFLGWFADPVYFGDYPQVMKDRLGDRLPEFTSEESKMLKGSSDFFGLNHYTTMYAANEESAAQNNIKGNGGISEDQGVSLTLDPEWTLTAMDWAVVPWGCRNLLQWISARYNSPSIYITENGFACDDEMINGEVDDSSTRLAYYKGYLMGCHEAIESGVDLKGYFAWSMFDNFEWAHGYGSRFGINYVDYETLERTPKASAKWFAQVFRDNGFE from the coding sequence ATGAAAAACTTTCCTGAAAATTTTACCTGGGGTTCGGCTACCTCATCTTATCAAATTGAAGGTGCACACGATAAGGATGGCAAAGGGCCATCTATCTGGGATGCCTTCTGTACAATTCCCAATAGAATCAAGAACATGGACAATGGCAATATTGGTATTGACCATTATCATAGATTCAAGGAAGATGTTGCCTTGATGAAGTCCCAAGGGTTTAAGGCTTATCGTTTTTCCATTGCATGGGCTCGAGTCATGCCTGAAGGCAAAAGAGCTGTTAATGAGAAGGGTATACAGTTCTACTCTGATCTGATCGATGAATTGCTTGCCAATGGAATTCAACCTTGGGTAACACTCTACCATTGGGATTTGCCCCTGGCACTGCAAACAGAAGAAGATGGGTGGCTCAATCCAGTAGTAACGGACTATTTCAAGGACTATGCTGATCTATGTTTCGAAAGGTTTGGAGATCGTGTGAAGAATTGGATTACATTCAACGAACCTTGGGTGATTTCTGTGCTTGGTTATGGGCATGGTAGTTTTGCACCAGGTAGAAAGTCAAATAGTGAACCTTATCTAGCAGCTCATCATATCTTGCTTTCTCATTCAAAGGCTGTTGACTTATATCGCAGTAAGTATGCATCTCAAAACGGTTCTATAGGCATCACTAACAATTGTGACTGGCGTGAACCACTGACAGACAAACCAGAAGATAAAGAAGCTGCAGAACGTGCTTTACAATTCTTTCTGGGTTGGTTTGCCGATCCGGTTTATTTCGGTGACTATCCGCAAGTCATGAAGGACAGGCTGGGAGACAGGCTGCCTGAATTCACTTCGGAAGAGTCGAAAATGTTGAAAGGATCATCAGACTTTTTCGGTCTGAATCATTATACTACCATGTACGCTGCAAATGAAGAGTCGGCTGCACAGAACAATATCAAAGGTAACGGTGGAATTTCAGAGGATCAGGGGGTTAGTCTCACACTTGATCCAGAATGGACACTTACGGCTATGGATTGGGCTGTGGTACCATGGGGATGCAGAAACTTGCTTCAGTGGATAAGCGCTCGTTATAATAGCCCATCCATTTACATTACCGAAAATGGTTTTGCCTGTGATGATGAAATGATCAATGGTGAAGTTGACGATTCATCCACACGATTGGCTTACTACAAGGGCTATTTGATGGGTTGTCACGAGGCAATCGAAAGTGGGGTTGATCTTAAGGGATACTTTGCATGGAGTATGTTTGACAACTTTGAATGGGCTCATGGCTATGGTTCTCGTTTTGGGATCAACTATGTTGATTACGAAACACTTGAACGAACCCCTAAGGCCTCTGCCAAATGGTTCGCTCAAGTATTCCGAGACAACGGCTTCGAATAG
- a CDS encoding 1-acyl-sn-glycerol-3-phosphate acyltransferase, whose product MEKFVDVRKLIHDKNPTLLKWLPGFIIRYIERIIHQDDINAFMAAHTEADSYEFSKAVMEKFNVTLDIHGLDNVPRPPEGIIFAANHPLGGFDALAIITSLKEIRPDIKFIVNDFLLSLNNLKDSFIGVNKVGKNKADSLQRVDEQFGSDYATFIFPAGLVSRRTKGVVKDLDWKKTFVVKSIKYNKPIVPVYIEGRLTDRFYRLANIRKALGIKLNIEMFYLADEFYKQHNTKMKITIGQPIPASTFDASKNEKEWAQWVKEEVYKLA is encoded by the coding sequence ATGGAGAAATTCGTAGATGTCCGAAAGCTGATTCACGATAAGAATCCAACCCTACTAAAGTGGTTACCTGGATTCATCATTCGATACATCGAACGCATCATTCATCAAGATGATATCAACGCATTTATGGCCGCCCATACCGAGGCAGATTCTTATGAGTTTAGCAAGGCGGTAATGGAGAAATTCAATGTGACTCTTGACATTCACGGTCTTGATAACGTGCCTCGTCCTCCGGAAGGGATCATTTTTGCTGCCAATCACCCCCTTGGTGGCTTCGATGCACTTGCCATCATCACATCACTAAAAGAGATTAGGCCTGATATCAAGTTCATAGTCAACGACTTCTTACTAAGTCTCAACAACCTGAAAGACAGTTTTATTGGTGTTAATAAGGTAGGAAAAAATAAGGCAGACTCCTTGCAAAGAGTTGACGAACAGTTCGGTTCTGACTATGCTACATTTATTTTTCCTGCCGGGCTGGTCAGTCGCAGAACCAAAGGAGTGGTTAAAGACCTGGATTGGAAAAAAACCTTTGTGGTCAAATCCATAAAGTATAATAAACCCATAGTTCCAGTGTATATTGAGGGAAGACTCACCGATAGATTTTATCGATTAGCCAACATTAGAAAGGCATTGGGAATCAAGCTAAACATCGAAATGTTCTATTTGGCAGACGAGTTTTATAAACAACACAATACTAAAATGAAGATTACTATTGGTCAACCCATACCAGCTTCTACTTTCGATGCATCAAAGAACGAGAAAGAATGGGCGCAATGGGTAAAAGAAGAAGTATACAAGCTTGCATAA
- a CDS encoding cupin domain-containing protein, whose product MDLSKKNILEKFELFQDQWKPHIIGELNGQQVKLAKLQGAFVWHSHEHEDEYFQVFKGKLFMEFRDRTEVLEEGDMIIVPKGVEHNPFTRADEEVWVLLFEPMSTQHTGEVVHERTHNDQKWI is encoded by the coding sequence ATGGACCTTTCTAAGAAAAATATACTGGAGAAATTCGAATTATTCCAAGACCAATGGAAGCCCCATATTATTGGTGAACTCAATGGTCAGCAAGTGAAACTGGCCAAACTTCAGGGAGCATTTGTTTGGCATAGTCACGAACATGAAGATGAATATTTTCAAGTGTTTAAGGGGAAGTTATTCATGGAGTTTCGTGATAGAACGGAGGTTTTAGAAGAAGGAGATATGATCATTGTTCCGAAGGGAGTAGAGCACAATCCTTTTACCCGTGCCGATGAAGAAGTATGGGTGTTGCTTTTCGAACCAATGTCTACCCAGCATACTGGTGAGGTTGTACATGAAAGAACCCACAACGATCAAAAGTGGATTTGA
- a CDS encoding GNAT family N-acetyltransferase, with amino-acid sequence MKQSKELKPIIPAVERELIEDELKNNRFVRTTNKGGNEIYIVNHHNSPHTMREIGRLREVSFRGAGGGTGHEIDIDEYDTTDRCYEQLIVWSPEDKEIIGGYRFITGDRAYNPETGDFDLSTAHYFDFSEQMKKDYLPYSIELGRSWVQPNYQPSVNPRKGLFALANIWDGLGALIVNYEGQMNYFFGKVTMYTSYNKEARDILLAFMANYFPDKDNLSTPKKELFSGYSDELFKANFDDNVSFEDGFKVLQKLLKERGEWIPPLINIYMNLSSTMMSFGTAFNPDFGGVEETGLMVTIGDIHESVIERHCSGYTKP; translated from the coding sequence ATGAAGCAAAGCAAAGAACTTAAGCCGATCATCCCAGCAGTTGAAAGAGAACTGATTGAAGACGAATTGAAAAACAATCGTTTTGTCAGAACAACAAACAAAGGAGGCAATGAGATTTACATTGTAAATCATCATAACTCCCCTCATACAATGCGGGAGATTGGTAGGCTAAGGGAGGTTTCTTTTAGAGGTGCTGGAGGTGGAACCGGTCACGAGATCGATATCGATGAATATGACACTACCGACCGATGCTATGAACAACTGATTGTATGGAGTCCTGAGGACAAGGAAATTATCGGAGGCTATCGATTCATTACAGGAGACAGAGCCTACAATCCCGAAACAGGAGATTTTGACCTTTCTACTGCACATTACTTCGATTTCTCAGAGCAGATGAAAAAAGACTATCTGCCCTACTCTATTGAGTTAGGCAGGTCATGGGTACAGCCTAACTATCAGCCTTCGGTTAATCCACGGAAGGGACTTTTCGCCCTTGCTAATATTTGGGATGGTCTTGGAGCATTGATAGTCAATTACGAAGGCCAAATGAATTACTTCTTTGGCAAGGTGACCATGTATACCAGTTACAACAAAGAAGCCAGGGATATACTGCTCGCTTTTATGGCCAATTATTTCCCTGACAAAGACAATCTATCAACACCAAAGAAGGAACTCTTTTCTGGCTACTCTGATGAATTGTTTAAAGCCAATTTTGATGATAACGTCTCATTTGAGGACGGTTTCAAGGTATTGCAAAAGCTCTTGAAAGAAAGAGGTGAATGGATCCCTCCTTTGATCAACATTTACATGAATCTTTCTTCTACCATGATGTCTTTTGGCACTGCCTTTAACCCTGATTTTGGTGGTGTTGAAGAAACGGGTCTCATGGTGACCATAGGCGACATACACGAATCAGTGATTGAAAGGCATTGCTCCGGCTATACAAAGCCTTAA
- a CDS encoding antitoxin Xre/MbcA/ParS toxin-binding domain-containing protein has protein sequence MRQSINDLQNVQRFSGVFQISDDSTDFGRQFNIKGKRMTVAFHALVNYDGMEPVDIPGAFLSAIPGITNLPVTDIAKMLDMSKSSFYRAKEEDKLEMDTVDKISSLMKIYRKGLEAFEGDKNDFYDWLDTRIASLGDVKPAELLKTETGRLSVLNAIDRIEQNVYG, from the coding sequence ATGAGACAGTCTATAAATGATCTTCAGAACGTACAGCGCTTCAGTGGCGTGTTCCAAATCAGTGATGATAGTACTGACTTTGGAAGACAGTTCAATATTAAAGGCAAGCGAATGACGGTGGCATTTCATGCTTTGGTCAACTATGACGGTATGGAGCCTGTAGATATTCCCGGTGCCTTTTTATCAGCCATTCCCGGCATTACAAACTTACCTGTTACCGATATTGCCAAAATGCTCGATATGAGTAAATCTTCTTTCTATCGGGCTAAGGAAGAGGATAAACTGGAGATGGATACGGTAGACAAAATCTCAAGTCTCATGAAGATTTATAGGAAGGGCCTTGAAGCATTTGAAGGTGATAAAAATGATTTTTATGACTGGCTAGATACACGAATCGCATCCTTAGGAGATGTAAAGCCGGCAGAATTGCTTAAAACTGAAACCGGCAGATTGTCTGTATTGAATGCTATAGATCGCATAGAGCAAAACGTCTACGGTTAA
- a CDS encoding sialidase family protein — translation MAQNHLLIGTRKGLVTYKKSGSGKWEYDHTSFVGIPVTIATIDQVTGTWWALLDHGHWGCKLHRSSNGKDWEELEAPKYPDGEEIKDGVPASTKLLWAFSNGGADRPGTIYIGTEPGGLFKSTDNGDSFELVRGLWDHPSRKDQWFGGGRDHPGLHSILVDPNDSDHIYIGISCAGVFESNDGGDSWHVMNKGLRADYLPDPSSEYGQDPHLVDWCKANPKVMWQQNHCGIFRTVDGGNNWSDITEKDGIANFGFAVAAHDTNPDVAWVVPGVSDVMRVAIDQSLCVSRTDDGGKTWQHFRDGLPQGSAFDITYRHALSLLGETLAFGTTTGNLYLSDNGGERWETLSNNLPMIHSVEFVETD, via the coding sequence ATGGCTCAAAATCATCTTTTGATCGGTACCCGAAAGGGGCTGGTCACTTATAAGAAATCAGGTTCAGGAAAATGGGAGTATGACCATACTTCATTCGTTGGCATTCCAGTTACCATAGCCACAATTGATCAGGTCACTGGCACTTGGTGGGCCTTATTAGATCATGGTCATTGGGGTTGTAAATTACATCGATCGAGTAATGGCAAAGACTGGGAAGAACTAGAAGCTCCAAAGTATCCCGATGGAGAAGAAATCAAGGATGGTGTTCCTGCTTCAACCAAACTGCTCTGGGCATTCTCCAATGGAGGTGCCGATCGTCCCGGAACAATCTATATCGGCACTGAGCCAGGTGGTTTGTTCAAGAGCACGGATAATGGTGATTCTTTTGAATTGGTTAGAGGGCTATGGGATCATCCAAGTAGGAAAGATCAATGGTTCGGTGGTGGGAGAGACCATCCCGGGCTACATTCTATACTGGTTGACCCGAACGACTCAGATCATATCTATATAGGCATCAGTTGTGCTGGTGTTTTCGAATCTAATGATGGTGGTGATAGTTGGCATGTGATGAATAAGGGCCTAAGGGCAGACTACTTACCAGACCCTTCATCTGAGTATGGCCAGGATCCACATCTAGTGGATTGGTGTAAGGCAAACCCAAAGGTCATGTGGCAGCAGAACCACTGTGGTATTTTTAGAACAGTTGATGGAGGAAACAACTGGTCTGACATTACGGAGAAGGATGGTATTGCCAATTTTGGCTTTGCGGTAGCAGCACATGACACAAATCCAGATGTGGCTTGGGTTGTTCCTGGGGTAAGCGATGTGATGCGTGTAGCCATTGATCAATCGCTTTGTGTGAGTAGAACGGACGATGGTGGTAAAACATGGCAGCATTTTAGAGATGGGCTTCCACAAGGCTCTGCATTTGACATTACCTATCGCCACGCACTCAGCTTGCTTGGAGAAACTTTGGCCTTTGGTACTACGACTGGTAACCTCTATTTATCTGATAATGGGGGTGAACGTTGGGAAACATTGAGTAATAATCTACCTATGATTCACAGTGTTGAATTTGTTGAGACTGATTAA
- a CDS encoding 30S ribosomal protein THX, with product MGKGDVKTKKGKISMGTFGVRRPRKKNVKKVEAPVAKKKKAKK from the coding sequence ATGGGAAAGGGAGATGTCAAAACCAAAAAGGGTAAGATTTCTATGGGCACTTTTGGTGTTCGAAGACCTCGAAAGAAAAATGTTAAGAAAGTAGAGGCGCCAGTAGCCAAGAAAAAGAAGGCTAAGAAATAG
- a CDS encoding MoaD/ThiS family protein: protein MAVVKFTSNLKRFYPDLAPLEVSGKTVSEVLNEIENRYSGLKDYIVDENGTLRKHVNIFIGNEMVKDRERLMDELVEKDEVYVMQALSGG, encoded by the coding sequence ATGGCAGTAGTAAAGTTTACCAGCAACCTCAAACGGTTTTATCCGGATTTAGCACCCCTGGAAGTAAGTGGCAAGACGGTCTCTGAAGTATTAAATGAGATTGAGAATAGATATTCTGGCCTCAAGGATTACATCGTTGATGAGAATGGAACTTTGCGTAAGCACGTTAATATCTTCATTGGAAATGAGATGGTGAAAGACAGAGAGCGGCTGATGGATGAGTTGGTAGAAAAGGATGAGGTTTATGTGATGCAGGCCCTGTCAGGCGGATAA
- a CDS encoding DUF4249 family protein, with product MNKKVISKRMISAVLAIAITWLMMAGCAEVIELGSKPTAPSLIVYGRITDGTAGNEITIFESSTRSDGAQQALSGATIDLLEDGSVIAQYEEELNNPGNYRLVMPNDSAREGRSYQIAITLPSGEQVLSEPSIMPGLKAKDSIYVEVDLVDVVVDQGGIRELRRLSQLLVDTEILEKETDFYLRWNVIETYTAVQTQVCCGPPPPPCYVTNDITGQALRLFNGAKLKPDLIPRQNLANTTVDGRFAFTYFYQVVQSTIDEGAHAYWTKVEEIANLSGSIFDKTPANIVGNLYYPDRPKDPIFGYFEVARVDTTRTWLNSDRFDFFLREPCPAARLDEAPPECGNCLLIENSSHHRPYFYQ from the coding sequence ATGAATAAAAAGGTCATCTCGAAGCGCATGATATCAGCTGTCTTAGCAATTGCCATCACCTGGTTGATGATGGCTGGTTGTGCCGAGGTAATCGAGCTGGGTAGTAAACCCACAGCGCCTTCTCTAATTGTTTATGGAAGAATTACTGACGGAACAGCTGGGAACGAAATTACCATCTTTGAATCTTCAACCAGGAGCGATGGTGCGCAGCAAGCTTTAAGTGGGGCGACTATCGATCTTTTAGAGGATGGGAGTGTAATTGCTCAGTATGAAGAAGAACTTAATAATCCTGGCAATTACAGGTTGGTTATGCCGAACGATTCAGCAAGAGAGGGAAGGAGCTATCAGATAGCTATCACACTGCCTTCCGGAGAACAGGTTTTGTCTGAGCCCTCCATTATGCCTGGGCTCAAAGCCAAAGACTCCATTTATGTAGAGGTAGACTTGGTCGATGTTGTCGTTGATCAAGGAGGTATTCGTGAATTGAGAAGGCTTTCACAACTTCTGGTCGACACCGAAATACTGGAAAAAGAGACCGATTTTTATTTAAGGTGGAATGTAATCGAAACCTACACTGCGGTGCAAACGCAAGTCTGTTGTGGCCCACCACCACCACCATGTTATGTAACCAATGATATCACAGGGCAGGCACTAAGGCTTTTTAATGGAGCAAAACTAAAACCGGACTTAATCCCACGTCAAAATCTTGCTAATACCACCGTGGATGGTCGGTTTGCTTTCACCTATTTCTATCAGGTGGTCCAATCTACGATAGATGAAGGGGCCCATGCCTACTGGACCAAAGTAGAGGAAATAGCCAACTTATCAGGTTCTATTTTTGATAAGACACCAGCAAATATTGTAGGTAATCTTTATTATCCAGATAGACCAAAAGACCCAATTTTCGGTTACTTCGAAGTCGCAAGGGTGGATACTACAAGAACATGGTTGAACAGTGATCGCTTTGATTTCTTTCTAAGAGAACCCTGCCCCGCAGCTCGACTTGATGAAGCACCACCTGAGTGTGGGAATTGCCTTCTCATTGAGAATAGCTCTCATCATAGGCCTTATTTTTACCAATAA
- a CDS encoding carboxylate-amine ligase has product MDFTLGIEEEYMVIDPETRALVSHDQKIVTEAQKVIAGQATPEMHEAMVEVGTKVCTDIKDARRQISFLRKSISDIANGLGYKIGAAGSHPFSHWKDQPITPKERYQMLIRELQDTARANLIFGLHVHVGIEDETMRLHVANSIRYFLPHIYALSTNSPFWEGRNTGFKSFRPKVFDKFPRTGIPDYFESVSEYNDYVNLLIKTGCIDEATKIWWDCRIHPKFPTIEIRICDIPLTIDETVTIAALIQALVAKLVKLRHGNMNYMSYKRSLITENKWRASRYGIDGKLIDFGREAEVPVHELIAEFVDFVDDVVDDLDSREEVENVFKILKNGTGADRQLKVFEETSKVESVVDYIAEQTVLGL; this is encoded by the coding sequence ATGGACTTTACCTTAGGTATAGAAGAAGAGTACATGGTCATAGATCCTGAAACCAGAGCACTGGTTTCTCACGACCAAAAAATAGTAACAGAAGCGCAAAAAGTGATTGCCGGTCAGGCCACTCCTGAAATGCATGAAGCTATGGTGGAAGTAGGCACCAAAGTCTGCACTGACATTAAAGATGCACGTAGACAAATAAGCTTTCTTAGAAAGAGTATTTCAGATATAGCTAATGGTCTAGGCTACAAAATTGGTGCTGCAGGCTCTCACCCCTTCTCCCATTGGAAAGATCAACCCATCACACCCAAAGAGCGATATCAGATGCTCATCCGAGAGCTTCAAGACACGGCAAGAGCTAACCTAATCTTCGGCTTACATGTGCATGTGGGTATTGAAGACGAGACCATGAGGCTTCACGTAGCCAATTCAATTCGTTATTTCTTGCCGCATATTTATGCTTTGTCAACCAATTCACCCTTTTGGGAAGGAAGAAATACGGGCTTCAAGTCTTTCAGGCCCAAAGTATTTGACAAATTCCCAAGGACTGGTATTCCTGATTACTTCGAGAGTGTCTCAGAATATAACGACTATGTCAACCTACTGATTAAGACAGGTTGTATCGATGAAGCAACCAAAATCTGGTGGGACTGTCGAATTCATCCAAAATTTCCAACCATTGAGATTCGTATTTGTGATATCCCATTGACCATCGATGAGACTGTTACCATTGCAGCTCTGATTCAAGCCTTGGTTGCCAAACTTGTGAAATTGCGACATGGCAATATGAATTACATGAGTTACAAGAGATCCTTGATTACTGAGAATAAGTGGCGCGCCTCGCGCTACGGAATTGATGGAAAACTCATTGATTTTGGACGTGAAGCGGAGGTTCCAGTACACGAATTGATCGCTGAATTTGTCGATTTTGTAGATGATGTTGTGGATGATCTTGATTCTAGAGAAGAAGTCGAAAATGTATTTAAGATCCTGAAGAATGGTACGGGTGCCGATCGTCAACTTAAAGTGTTTGAAGAAACTTCGAAAGTAGAGTCAGTCGTTGATTACATCGCGGAGCAGACTGTTTTAGGTCTTTAA
- a CDS encoding RES family NAD+ phosphorylase encodes MLVYKIDKLKYSDYFPPRGSFYSSGRWSKRDMWVVYTSENIALAKLETLANTGQFIPKNRVLRVIELKEDAPIVNISIEDLPDNWSDVPYSDQLANSIRKVIESKAYVAAIVPSVQSVRERNFLLFPDFPDFDKYVRQVEVIEEYFDRRLK; translated from the coding sequence ATGCTCGTCTACAAAATTGACAAGCTAAAGTATAGCGATTACTTTCCCCCAAGAGGATCATTTTACAGTTCAGGTCGCTGGAGTAAGCGCGATATGTGGGTGGTTTATACTTCAGAAAACATCGCCTTAGCCAAGCTTGAGACATTGGCGAATACAGGCCAGTTCATCCCCAAGAATAGAGTCTTGAGAGTAATAGAACTCAAAGAAGACGCACCGATTGTCAATATCTCTATTGAAGACCTGCCAGATAACTGGTCGGATGTTCCTTATTCTGATCAATTGGCGAACAGTATCAGAAAGGTGATTGAATCTAAAGCTTATGTAGCGGCTATAGTACCTTCGGTTCAATCTGTTCGGGAGCGAAATTTCCTTCTATTTCCAGATTTCCCTGATTTTGATAAGTATGTAAGGCAGGTTGAGGTGATTGAGGAGTACTTTGATAGGCGACTTAAATAG